The proteins below are encoded in one region of Winogradskyella helgolandensis:
- a CDS encoding thioredoxin family protein: MIKKITLGLIAVFAFTITAVAQEINWVTMEQALELQKKEPKKIFMDVYTNWCGPCKMLDKNTFANADVAAYVNEHYYAVKFNAEGNDEVTYKDQTFKNPNYDATKANRRNSSHEFSGYLQVRAYPTMVFFDEEGNLISPITGYLKPQQLELYLKIFHTDKYKEMTTQEQFNEYFKSFEPSFKES; this comes from the coding sequence ATGATAAAAAAAATAACCTTAGGATTAATAGCTGTTTTTGCATTTACAATAACAGCAGTAGCACAAGAGATTAATTGGGTAACCATGGAGCAGGCTTTAGAGCTTCAGAAAAAGGAACCTAAAAAAATATTCATGGACGTTTATACCAATTGGTGTGGTCCTTGCAAAATGTTAGATAAGAACACTTTTGCTAATGCAGATGTCGCAGCTTATGTTAATGAGCATTATTATGCTGTGAAATTTAATGCTGAAGGTAATGATGAAGTGACTTACAAAGATCAGACATTTAAAAACCCTAATTACGATGCTACTAAAGCAAATAGAAGGAATAGTTCACACGAGTTTTCGGGGTATTTACAAGTTAGAGCATATCCAACCATGGTGTTTTTTGATGAAGAAGGAAACCTTATTTCTCCAATCACTGGATATTTAAAACCACAGCAATTAGAGTTGTATTTAAAGATATTTCATACTGATAAGTATAAGGAAATGACAACGCAAGAACAGTTTAATGAATATTTCAAATCATTTGAGCCATCGTTTAAAGAATCATAA
- a CDS encoding peptide MFS transporter translates to MKTDIENLFKDTVLGHPVGLFILFFTEMWERFSFYGMRILLILFLTAPMMSDNPGWDWPREHALSLIGTYASLLYLTPILGGWIADKWTGYRIAVVIGCVIMTLGHAAMALETTASFYLGLALLVIGTGFFKPNITSIISEMYKTRESKKDGAYTIFYMGVNAGAFFGMMLCGYLAENYGWSYGFGLAGIFMFLGMLQFLLAHKIFGKVGAAPSKQIDVVLHDGEDTSDPEVIKEEVEAASKLNPFTTLDKILIVLSSVGGLIYLFNDPLEKIGGTTMLPFEVMGMSGSNFVVLAALVLFLVLLIGRISRYIPIVRDRLVAVSIFALFTVFFFAFFEQSLGSMTLFASDYTNRDLVGNTATIFKIVDGLLTTIPLIIITYVIFLIFKKTFTKIGASNIMLAIAFVGVWILVVYRIYDKSFSEDLKVDATWFGILNSFFIITLAPLFSKWWESKYNPSAAMKYAIGLVLLGLGFAILAYGASDIPSGAKTASVSMIFLILAYLFHTMGELCLSPLGLSYLSKLVPARMIGFMFGVWYLAIAVGQKVANTMGGMIDKISEEYSLGVFFLIFAVIPIAVGLVSVVLNPLLKKLMHGVR, encoded by the coding sequence ATGAAGACTGATATTGAAAATCTATTTAAAGACACGGTTCTTGGGCATCCCGTAGGATTGTTTATTCTGTTTTTTACAGAAATGTGGGAGCGCTTTTCATTCTACGGGATGCGTATCCTTCTCATATTGTTTTTAACAGCTCCAATGATGAGTGATAATCCAGGATGGGATTGGCCACGTGAGCATGCGCTTTCATTAATTGGTACCTATGCTTCACTTTTATATTTGACACCAATTTTAGGAGGTTGGATTGCCGATAAATGGACAGGATATCGTATTGCTGTAGTAATTGGTTGTGTTATCATGACCCTTGGTCACGCTGCAATGGCACTAGAAACAACGGCTTCATTTTACTTAGGTTTAGCATTGTTAGTTATTGGAACAGGTTTTTTTAAGCCAAATATTACATCTATAATTTCAGAGATGTACAAAACGAGAGAGTCTAAAAAAGACGGAGCTTACACTATTTTTTATATGGGTGTAAACGCAGGTGCTTTTTTCGGAATGATGCTTTGTGGTTATTTAGCTGAAAATTATGGTTGGTCATACGGATTTGGACTTGCTGGCATATTTATGTTCCTAGGAATGCTTCAGTTTTTATTAGCTCATAAAATATTTGGTAAAGTTGGGGCAGCACCTTCAAAGCAGATTGATGTTGTATTACATGATGGTGAAGATACTTCTGATCCAGAAGTGATTAAAGAAGAAGTTGAAGCCGCTTCAAAGTTGAACCCATTTACAACCTTAGATAAAATACTAATTGTACTTTCTTCTGTAGGTGGACTGATTTACCTTTTTAATGATCCATTAGAGAAAATTGGAGGCACTACAATGTTACCATTTGAAGTTATGGGAATGAGTGGTTCAAATTTTGTAGTTCTTGCGGCTTTAGTGCTTTTCTTAGTATTGTTAATTGGACGTATATCACGTTATATCCCTATTGTTAGAGATCGTTTAGTTGCGGTTTCTATTTTTGCGCTTTTTACGGTATTCTTTTTTGCATTCTTTGAGCAGTCTTTAGGTTCTATGACATTATTTGCTAGTGATTATACCAATAGAGATTTAGTTGGGAATACAGCGACTATTTTTAAAATCGTTGATGGCTTATTAACAACGATTCCGTTAATAATCATAACCTATGTCATCTTCTTAATATTTAAAAAGACATTTACTAAAATTGGAGCATCAAACATTATGTTAGCCATTGCCTTTGTTGGTGTTTGGATATTAGTGGTTTACCGTATTTATGACAAATCATTTTCTGAAGATTTAAAAGTTGATGCAACTTGGTTCGGAATCTTAAATTCGTTTTTTATTATAACGCTAGCTCCATTGTTTTCAAAATGGTGGGAGAGTAAATACAACCCGAGTGCAGCGATGAAGTATGCTATAGGATTAGTGCTGCTAGGTTTAGGATTCGCAATCTTGGCTTATGGTGCATCAGATATTCCATCTGGCGCAAAAACAGCATCTGTAAGTATGATATTCTTAATATTGGCATACTTATTTCATACTATGGGTGAACTATGTTTATCTCCTTTAGGATTGTCCTATTTGAGTAAATTAGTACCCGCTCGAATGATTGGTTTTATGTTTGGTGTATGGTATTTGGCAATTGCTGTCGGACAGAAAGTAGCAAACACTATGGGTGGGATGATTGATAAAATTTCAGAAGAATATTCCTTAGGAGTTTTCTTCCTAATCTTTGCAGTGATTCCGATTGCTGTAGGTTTAGTTTCCGTAGTTCTAAACCCATTATTGAAAAAATTAATGCACGGAGTGCGCTAA
- a CDS encoding peptide MFS transporter: MVMGHPAGLFVLFFTEMWERFSYYGMRALLTVFLITEIGKGGWEWTNADAMQLYAWYTGLVYLTPLLGGILADKFTGFRKAILLGALIMTLGHASMAFEGISPNFFYAGLVMMILGNGLFKPNISSMVGNLYPDSSSKKDAGYTIFYMGINAGAFLGMLLCGYIGEKIGWHFGFGLAGVFMLFGMLQFYFGRKIFGVIGETPKKQFEAELEKIADDEDEIETPAHIVRDRLVVVGVLMVASIFFFFAFEQAGGSMTVFAKDYTQRVLEGNSGVIFKWIDAILTIFPIIIVTWVLYSLGKKIYKTYPLTIIFTGISFLIIWFLGGWKVYREFSLEQTEVTVSWFQILNSFFIITLASSFSKMWEKVWNPSGPVKFAMGLALVGIGFVVLSIGSNSIPQGATSASVSMVWLIMAYFFHTTGELCLSPVGLSYVSKLSPKRLAGLLFGLWFTASAIANFIAGMTGSYIDQISQKYSMSTFFLIIAAIPMFAAVILLILNPKLKKMMHGIN, encoded by the coding sequence ATGGTAATGGGACATCCTGCAGGATTGTTCGTGTTATTTTTTACAGAAATGTGGGAGCGCTTCAGTTATTATGGAATGAGAGCACTATTAACAGTGTTTTTAATAACAGAAATCGGTAAAGGAGGCTGGGAATGGACAAATGCTGATGCGATGCAACTATATGCTTGGTATACAGGTTTGGTTTATTTAACACCGTTATTAGGTGGAATACTAGCGGATAAATTTACAGGGTTTAGAAAAGCTATTTTATTAGGTGCGTTAATAATGACTTTGGGGCATGCTTCTATGGCTTTTGAAGGCATTAGCCCTAATTTTTTCTATGCAGGACTTGTAATGATGATTTTAGGAAATGGTTTATTTAAGCCGAATATTTCATCAATGGTAGGAAATCTATATCCAGATTCTAGTTCTAAAAAAGATGCAGGATATACTATTTTTTATATGGGTATTAATGCAGGTGCTTTCTTAGGAATGTTATTATGTGGGTACATAGGAGAAAAAATAGGATGGCACTTTGGGTTTGGATTGGCCGGTGTATTTATGCTTTTCGGTATGTTACAATTCTATTTTGGACGTAAGATATTTGGGGTGATAGGAGAAACACCTAAAAAACAATTTGAAGCTGAGTTAGAAAAAATTGCTGATGATGAAGATGAAATTGAAACTCCTGCTCATATTGTAAGAGATCGATTAGTTGTTGTTGGTGTTTTAATGGTTGCCAGTATATTCTTTTTCTTTGCTTTTGAGCAAGCTGGTGGATCTATGACGGTTTTTGCTAAAGATTACACACAGAGAGTTTTAGAGGGTAATTCAGGAGTTATTTTTAAATGGATAGATGCTATTTTAACTATTTTTCCAATTATTATCGTGACTTGGGTACTATATAGTTTAGGTAAGAAAATTTATAAGACCTATCCTTTAACTATTATTTTTACAGGAATATCTTTTTTAATCATTTGGTTTTTAGGAGGCTGGAAAGTATATAGAGAGTTTAGTCTTGAGCAAACAGAAGTAACGGTTTCTTGGTTTCAAATTTTGAATTCCTTTTTTATTATCACATTAGCTTCTTCATTTAGTAAAATGTGGGAAAAAGTATGGAACCCTTCAGGACCTGTTAAATTTGCAATGGGCTTAGCTTTAGTAGGAATTGGGTTTGTGGTTTTATCTATAGGTTCTAATAGTATTCCTCAAGGTGCAACTAGTGCATCTGTCAGTATGGTCTGGTTAATAATGGCTTACTTTTTTCATACAACTGGTGAATTATGCTTGTCTCCTGTAGGATTATCTTATGTGTCTAAATTATCGCCTAAACGTTTAGCAGGATTGCTGTTTGGACTTTGGTTTACAGCTTCAGCAATAGCTAACTTTATTGCAGGAATGACAGGATCATATATAGACCAAATCTCACAAAAGTATTCGATGTCTACCTTTTTCTTAATTATAGCAGCCATACCGATGTTCGCTGCGGTAATCTTATTGATTTTAAATCCGAAGTTAAAGAAAATGATGCACGGAATTAATTAA
- a CDS encoding S9 family peptidase, which produces MNLRHFVAVFAFLMTSLVFCQEKQITLKEIWSGTFRTEGMQALHSMENGNQYSVLNFDRQTRASTIDIYDYKTLKKVKTLISSADIAEIQGFFDYSFSADESKIILTTKSEPIFRRSTLGEFYIYDIASKKVTKVSDDLVQEPTLSPDGTKVAYGFENNLFVKDLKSGNVEQLTTDGEKNKIINGITDWVYEEEFSFVRAFDWNADSNQIAFIRFDESEVPEFSMDVYGSDLYQTQHVFKYPKAGEANSKVSLHLYNLNSKKGSELSVTKDYEDFYIPRLEWTNDANVLSVQFMNRHQNELDLWMIDTKANSSKVVLAEKDKAYIDVTFNLTFLKDNSFIWTSELDGFNHVYHYSRDGKLINQVTKGNWEVTDYYGFNEKANTIYYQSTENGSINRDVYSIQLNGKNKKRLTEKVGTNSASFSADFTYFINTFSSAATPQEYTLYSSKSGKVVKQIQDNDRLAKKLEGYVMSEKEFSTISVNGNDLNMWTIKPKDFDANKAYPLFMYQYSGPGSQQVANRWNSTNDYWYQMLAQQGYIVVCIDGRGTGFKGADFKKVTQNELGKFEVEDQIEAAKQLGALDYIDASRIGIWGWSYGGFMSSNALLKGNDVFKMAIAVAPVTSWRFYDTIYTERYMTTPQENPTGYDENSPINHVEKLKGDYLLIHGTGDDNVHVQNTMLMVEALIQADKQFEWMIYPDKNHGIYGGNTRMHLYKKMTDFIHRTLGDKRN; this is translated from the coding sequence ATGAACTTGAGACACTTTGTGGCTGTATTTGCCTTTTTAATGACCTCTTTAGTTTTTTGTCAAGAAAAACAAATCACACTTAAAGAAATTTGGAGTGGGACTTTTAGAACGGAAGGGATGCAGGCGTTACATTCAATGGAGAATGGCAATCAATATTCAGTTTTAAATTTCGATAGACAAACTAGAGCGTCTACCATAGATATTTATGATTATAAAACTTTAAAAAAAGTAAAAACCTTAATCTCTTCTGCAGACATTGCTGAGATTCAAGGTTTTTTTGATTATTCGTTTAGTGCGGATGAGTCTAAAATAATCCTAACTACAAAATCTGAACCTATTTTTAGACGTTCTACCTTAGGTGAGTTTTATATTTATGATATCGCTTCAAAAAAAGTAACTAAAGTATCTGATGATTTAGTGCAAGAACCAACATTATCACCAGACGGCACTAAGGTGGCTTACGGATTTGAAAATAATTTATTCGTAAAGGATTTAAAATCTGGAAACGTAGAACAGTTAACTACAGACGGCGAAAAGAATAAGATTATTAACGGTATTACGGATTGGGTTTACGAAGAGGAATTTAGCTTTGTAAGAGCTTTTGATTGGAATGCAGATAGCAACCAAATTGCATTTATAAGATTTGATGAATCTGAGGTTCCTGAATTTTCAATGGATGTTTATGGATCAGATTTATACCAAACACAACATGTTTTTAAATATCCGAAAGCAGGAGAAGCGAACTCTAAAGTATCTTTGCATTTATATAATTTAAATTCTAAAAAGGGTTCTGAGTTAAGTGTTACTAAAGATTATGAAGATTTCTATATTCCAAGATTAGAATGGACTAACGATGCTAATGTGTTGAGTGTTCAGTTTATGAATCGTCATCAAAATGAATTAGATCTTTGGATGATTGATACCAAAGCGAACTCTTCAAAAGTAGTTTTAGCAGAAAAAGATAAAGCCTATATCGATGTCACTTTCAACTTAACCTTTCTAAAAGATAATAGTTTTATTTGGACGAGTGAGTTAGATGGTTTTAATCATGTCTATCATTATTCAAGAGACGGTAAACTCATTAACCAAGTTACTAAAGGCAATTGGGAAGTGACCGACTACTATGGTTTTAATGAAAAAGCCAATACTATTTATTACCAATCTACAGAAAATGGTTCTATAAATAGAGATGTATACTCTATACAGTTAAACGGAAAAAACAAAAAACGTTTGACGGAAAAAGTAGGAACAAACAGCGCGTCATTTAGTGCTGACTTCACCTATTTTATTAATACGTTCTCAAGTGCAGCGACACCTCAAGAGTACACGTTGTATAGTTCTAAGTCAGGTAAAGTTGTTAAACAAATTCAAGATAATGATAGATTAGCAAAGAAGTTAGAGGGCTATGTGATGTCTGAAAAAGAATTTAGTACGATTTCTGTAAATGGGAATGATTTAAATATGTGGACGATTAAGCCTAAGGATTTTGATGCGAATAAAGCTTACCCTTTATTTATGTATCAATATTCAGGTCCAGGTTCACAGCAAGTGGCTAACCGCTGGAATAGTACAAATGATTACTGGTATCAGATGCTAGCACAACAAGGTTATATTGTAGTTTGTATTGATGGAAGAGGAACAGGTTTTAAAGGAGCCGATTTTAAGAAAGTGACTCAAAATGAATTAGGAAAATTTGAAGTTGAAGACCAAATAGAAGCTGCAAAACAATTGGGGGCTTTAGATTATATAGACGCTTCAAGAATAGGTATTTGGGGCTGGAGCTATGGAGGTTTTATGAGTAGTAACGCACTACTTAAAGGCAATGATGTTTTTAAAATGGCAATTGCAGTCGCTCCTGTAACAAGTTGGAGGTTCTACGATACGATTTACACAGAACGTTATATGACCACACCTCAAGAAAATCCAACGGGTTATGATGAGAACTCACCAATAAATCATGTAGAGAAACTAAAGGGAGATTACTTGTTAATTCACGGAACAGGTGATGATAATGTGCATGTTCAAAATACGATGTTAATGGTTGAAGCATTAATCCAAGCTGATAAACAGTTTGAATGGATGATTTATCCAGATAAAAATCATGGTATTTATGGAGGGAACACAAGAATGCATTTGTATAAAAAAATGACTGATTTTATTCATCGTACATTGGGTGATAAAAGAAATTAA
- a CDS encoding hydroxymethylglutaryl-CoA reductase, degradative produces MHTFYGNPSIFVFLKIKTNMPNTISGFSKLSKSEKIEWLLNTYFTDKNSARTLVQQYWNSDDKLQKLHDEFIENTITNYYLPLGVAPNFLINETTYAIPMAIEESSVVAAASKAAKFWLDRGGFKAEVLSTEKIGQVHFIFKGNFNKLEEFFNHIKPKLISDTASMTKSMERRGGGILDIELRNKSEDLPNYYQLHATFETLDAMGANFINTCLEQFATTFKNEALQFEGFNDEERHITVVMSILSNYVPQCLVRAEVSCPIEDLKSKDILNPEEFAQKFKQAVTIAEIEPYRAVTHNKGIMNGIDAVVLATGNDFRAVEAGVHAYAAKDGSYSSLTHCSIDDGIFKFWIEIPLALGTVGGLTNLHPLVKFSLEMLQKPTAKDLMKIVAVAGLAQNFGAVKSLTTTGIQEGHMKMHLMNILNQFEATENEKVMLVEHFKTNVVTHSAVVEAIKNIRP; encoded by the coding sequence ATGCACACATTTTATGGCAATCCTAGTATCTTTGTTTTTTTAAAAATAAAAACTAATATGCCAAATACAATTTCTGGCTTTTCTAAGCTTTCAAAATCCGAAAAGATTGAATGGCTTTTAAACACGTATTTCACAGATAAAAATAGCGCGAGAACACTTGTTCAGCAGTATTGGAATTCAGATGACAAACTTCAAAAGTTACATGATGAGTTTATAGAAAACACCATTACTAATTACTATTTACCATTAGGTGTTGCTCCAAATTTTTTAATTAATGAGACCACTTATGCCATTCCAATGGCTATTGAAGAAAGTTCGGTTGTGGCAGCGGCAAGTAAAGCTGCTAAATTTTGGTTAGATCGTGGAGGTTTTAAAGCTGAAGTCTTATCTACCGAAAAAATTGGTCAGGTGCATTTTATATTTAAAGGAAATTTCAATAAACTTGAAGAATTTTTCAACCATATAAAACCTAAACTTATCAGTGATACAGCGTCCATGACTAAAAGTATGGAACGCAGAGGAGGTGGAATTTTAGATATTGAATTACGAAATAAATCTGAAGATTTACCAAATTATTATCAGCTTCACGCCACGTTTGAAACCTTGGATGCGATGGGAGCCAACTTCATCAATACGTGTTTAGAACAATTTGCAACGACGTTTAAAAATGAAGCTTTACAATTTGAAGGATTTAATGACGAAGAAAGGCATATCACAGTTGTAATGAGTATTCTTTCTAACTACGTACCACAATGTTTGGTGCGTGCAGAAGTATCTTGTCCAATTGAAGACTTAAAAAGTAAAGACATTCTTAATCCGGAAGAATTTGCTCAAAAATTTAAACAAGCCGTAACAATTGCAGAAATAGAACCTTATAGAGCAGTAACACACAATAAAGGTATTATGAACGGTATTGATGCTGTTGTTTTAGCCACCGGAAATGATTTTAGGGCGGTTGAAGCAGGCGTACATGCTTATGCAGCAAAGGATGGTTCATATTCTAGCTTAACACATTGCTCCATTGATGATGGAATTTTTAAATTTTGGATTGAAATTCCGTTAGCATTAGGAACCGTTGGCGGCTTAACTAATTTACATCCTTTAGTAAAATTTTCGTTGGAAATGCTCCAAAAACCGACAGCAAAAGACTTAATGAAAATTGTTGCAGTTGCTGGATTAGCACAAAATTTCGGTGCTGTAAAATCGTTAACCACTACCGGAATTCAAGAAGGACATATGAAAATGCATCTCATGAATATTTTGAATCAGTTTGAAGCAACAGAGAATGAGAAAGTGATGCTTGTTGAACATTTTAAGACTAATGTGGTAACTCATAGTGCGGTAGTTGAGGCAATAAAAAATATAAGGCCATAA
- a CDS encoding GYDIA family GHMP kinase, whose amino-acid sequence MNSKPKTYRSNGKLLLTAEYAVLDEAKALAIPTKYGQSLLVKANDSNIINWKSYNELGAIWFECHISFNEIATTDLNSPALNDVKERLLQILKATQSLNSEFLVSNQGYDITTHQDFNRLWGLGTSSTLINNIANWANVDAYQLLKKTFGGSGYDIACAQNNTSITFQLQADQNPLVTSVNFQPLFKDHLYFIYLNQKQNSREGILAYKSLGKIDSKITSKIDAITEEMITCTSLPEFENLIEAHEKIVSNLIEQDPIKTRLFSDFKGAVKSLGAWGGDFVLVASNTNPAAYFNAKGFDTVIRYVDMVLV is encoded by the coding sequence TTGAATTCAAAGCCTAAAACATATAGAAGTAATGGAAAACTCCTACTAACAGCTGAATATGCTGTTTTGGATGAAGCAAAAGCTTTGGCGATACCAACTAAATACGGACAGAGTTTACTTGTTAAGGCAAATGATTCTAACATTATAAATTGGAAGAGTTATAATGAACTGGGAGCAATTTGGTTTGAATGCCATATATCATTTAATGAGATTGCTACGACAGACTTAAATAGTCCAGCTCTCAATGACGTTAAAGAACGTTTATTACAAATTTTAAAAGCGACTCAAAGCTTGAATTCTGAGTTTTTAGTTTCAAATCAAGGTTATGATATCACAACGCATCAAGATTTTAATAGACTTTGGGGTTTGGGTACATCGTCTACCTTAATTAATAATATTGCAAATTGGGCAAATGTTGATGCTTACCAATTACTAAAAAAAACATTTGGTGGTTCTGGTTATGATATTGCCTGTGCTCAAAATAATACTTCAATTACATTTCAATTACAAGCAGATCAAAACCCACTGGTAACGTCAGTCAATTTTCAACCCTTATTTAAAGACCATCTCTATTTTATCTATCTCAATCAAAAACAAAATAGTAGAGAAGGTATTTTAGCATATAAATCATTAGGTAAAATTGATTCTAAAATTACGTCTAAAATCGATGCTATAACTGAAGAAATGATTACGTGTACTTCACTTCCAGAATTTGAAAACTTAATTGAGGCTCATGAAAAAATCGTTTCTAATCTCATAGAACAAGACCCTATTAAAACGAGACTGTTCTCTGATTTTAAAGGTGCGGTAAAAAGTCTTGGAGCTTGGGGAGGCGATTTCGTTTTGGTAGCTTCTAATACAAATCCTGCTGCTTATTTTAACGCAAAAGGGTTTGATACCGTTATTCGTTATGTGGATATGGTTTTAGTTTAA
- a CDS encoding peptidylprolyl isomerase — MAVLNKIRQRSLVLILVIALALFSFVIGDLFKNSDALTGASQDVIATVNGTDINRIDFQQKVKNYQDRSGGAQTSTQSMNAIYNQEVRKIVLQSEFEELGLSVEKDEMRDLLKTSFSSYPEFQDANGNFDVNRLNAFIANLKDLNGDTAPLGNFLVNYESWTSNEQTIAANAIQQTYYNLVKAGIGTTISEAEQDYLGDSKTVDINYVQVPYTTISDSLVAVSKSEITAYMKNHEDTYKTDATREVVYVEFKEEASKADEDKIQADLLALKADRTEYNDSSKNTETISGFDSTTDIEEFVNSNSAIKYNDAFLRAAQLPAVAKDTLMKLGVDSYYGPYKDGGFYKLSKIVATKQLPDSVKVRHILVPYVGGQRADASVTKTPEEAKATADSIFAQIKGGTKFLDLLDLSSDKVSNEQDGEIEFDYLAGMAPEFKAYAFDNKEGDIDVVQTSFGYHIIEVLEQKSFNKAIKVATVATKIEPSDQTLQDVFNVMSKFEIAAKDGDFNALAKERELTVKPITFKALDENIPGLGSQREVVRWAFNDDTEAGDYKNFAISNFGFIVAKVVEVREKGLMSTEDASITALPEIRKEKKAKLIREKITGTTVADIAKNQGQSPRTAAALTIKNTTLSGAGVEPKVVGAAFGLAEGATSKPIDGEKGVYVVQVTKINEATKLDNYGAIVNRLNAERRNTVQTKVFTALEKAAEIEDNRAKTVY, encoded by the coding sequence ATGGCAGTTTTAAATAAAATTAGACAGCGCTCACTAGTATTAATATTAGTAATTGCATTAGCGTTATTTTCATTCGTAATTGGAGATTTATTCAAGAATTCTGATGCCTTAACAGGTGCGTCACAAGACGTGATTGCTACTGTTAACGGTACAGATATCAACCGAATTGATTTTCAGCAAAAAGTAAAAAATTACCAAGATAGATCTGGTGGAGCACAAACCTCTACACAGTCTATGAATGCAATTTACAATCAAGAAGTTCGTAAAATAGTATTACAATCAGAATTTGAAGAATTAGGATTGTCTGTTGAAAAAGACGAAATGAGAGATTTATTGAAGACTAGTTTTTCTTCATATCCAGAATTTCAAGATGCAAACGGGAACTTTGACGTTAATCGTTTAAATGCATTTATCGCCAACTTGAAAGATTTAAATGGTGATACTGCTCCTTTAGGAAACTTCTTAGTAAACTATGAAAGCTGGACAAGCAATGAGCAGACTATTGCCGCAAACGCAATTCAGCAAACATATTATAATTTGGTTAAGGCTGGTATAGGAACAACGATTTCTGAAGCTGAACAAGATTATTTAGGTGATTCTAAAACAGTAGATATTAACTATGTTCAAGTGCCTTACACAACTATTTCAGATAGTTTAGTTGCTGTTTCTAAAAGCGAAATAACGGCTTATATGAAAAATCATGAGGATACATATAAGACAGATGCTACTAGAGAAGTTGTTTATGTAGAGTTTAAAGAAGAAGCTTCAAAAGCGGATGAAGATAAAATACAAGCGGATTTGTTAGCTTTAAAAGCGGATAGAACAGAATATAACGATAGTAGTAAAAATACAGAAACGATTTCAGGATTTGATTCTACTACTGACATTGAAGAGTTTGTGAATTCAAATTCAGCTATAAAATATAATGATGCTTTTTTAAGAGCAGCACAATTGCCTGCTGTGGCTAAAGACACGTTAATGAAATTAGGTGTTGATAGTTATTATGGACCTTATAAAGATGGCGGATTCTACAAATTATCTAAAATTGTTGCGACTAAGCAATTACCAGATTCAGTAAAAGTGCGTCATATATTAGTTCCTTATGTAGGTGGACAAAGAGCAGATGCGTCTGTAACTAAAACACCAGAAGAAGCAAAAGCAACTGCAGATAGTATTTTTGCACAAATTAAAGGAGGGACTAAATTTTTAGATTTACTTGACTTATCTTCTGATAAAGTAAGTAATGAGCAAGATGGTGAAATTGAGTTTGACTATTTAGCAGGGATGGCTCCAGAATTTAAAGCGTATGCTTTTGATAATAAAGAAGGTGATATCGATGTGGTTCAAACGTCTTTTGGATACCACATTATTGAAGTATTAGAGCAAAAGAGTTTTAACAAGGCAATAAAAGTAGCAACAGTTGCTACTAAAATTGAACCATCTGACCAAACACTTCAAGATGTGTTTAACGTAATGTCTAAGTTTGAAATTGCTGCTAAAGATGGTGATTTTAATGCATTAGCTAAAGAACGTGAATTGACTGTAAAACCAATTACATTTAAAGCATTAGATGAAAATATACCAGGACTTGGAAGTCAAAGAGAAGTGGTACGTTGGGCTTTTAATGATGATACAGAAGCTGGTGATTACAAAAACTTTGCAATATCTAACTTTGGTTTTATAGTTGCTAAAGTTGTTGAGGTAAGAGAAAAAGGATTAATGAGTACTGAAGATGCTTCAATTACAGCATTACCAGAAATTAGAAAAGAAAAGAAAGCAAAGTTAATTCGTGAAAAGATTACAGGAACGACTGTTGCTGATATCGCTAAGAATCAAGGTCAGAGTCCTAGAACAGCTGCCGCGCTTACAATTAAAAACACAACCTTATCTGGTGCAGGTGTTGAGCCTAAAGTTGTAGGAGCAGCTTTTGGATTAGCTGAAGGTGCAACTTCTAAGCCAATTGATGGTGAAAAAGGTGTGTACGTTGTACAAGTTACTAAAATTAACGAAGCAACTAAATTAGATAACTACGGTGCTATTGTAAATAGATTGAATGCTGAGCGTAGAAATACAGTTCAAACTAAAGTGTTTACAGCATTAGAAAAAGCTGCAGAAATAGAAGATAATAGAGCTAAAACGGTTTACTAA